The Apostichopus japonicus isolate 1M-3 chromosome 6, ASM3797524v1, whole genome shotgun sequence genome contains a region encoding:
- the LOC139969272 gene encoding uncharacterized protein, protein MWLYMNDSAVLTVYVIDENDEPPQFVVSTGFLYEAVFFDAAVHSVAFNLADQAQDGDRSASLEFTLELLEQFNSTHHQSNPLTCRKDGTVFLNNNFILSEKDSSVMLYRGIVTDVNTEQNTNFSSINVKFGILGWDNILIFKSRGLNSDDDVRVRRQTTSTGLLERIEKCREDGQVGWWDESGQSLFKIERIIVQSDETFVWIYGINSSSGLFMNKHELMETQSIQSEILERECRLEEVKVTERRSFLTYPLHIYAFILIAAILLVGAVIMIIHLHCSWNQYLKEKNKMEERFGFTPVIENDVRNPDMDMPNSSLPESEQTSRSAVPLETFASTSKRRDRHGDTLPLVTKTEASDNYAHLANKDKTNLATANKEHKPHRLQSPVVCLKKNQSMRSNSFGKDVLLNGDESSTDPNFGGVDGPMNTDDPDNPRLGAQRAYVAGSDNGVGGTLSKELQLPARGHNYHHETSETLEEISSVISDNIYESVDGDFQTQL, encoded by the exons ATGTGGCTTTaca TGAACGATTCCGCTGTTTTAACTGTTTACGTCATCGATGAAAATGACGAGCCCCCTCAATTTGTGGTTTCCACCGGCTTTCTCTATGAAGCGGTATTCTTTGATGCAGCCGTTCACAGTGTCGCTTTTAACTTGGCTGATCAG GCCCAGGATGGAGACAGAAGTGCATCTTTGGAGTTCACTTTGGAACTTTTGGAGCAATTCAACTCCACGCATCATCAATCCAACCCTCTCACCTGTCGTAAGGATGGCACAGTGTTTCTGAATAACAATTTCATCTTATCCGAAAAAGATTCTAGCGTAATGTTGTACCGTGGAATAGTTACAGACGTCAATACGgaacaaaatacaaattttagTTCCATAAATGTGAAG TTCGGAATCCTTGGTTGGGATAACATTCTCATATTCAAGTCACGTGGTTTGAACTCGGACGATGACGTAAGAGTTAGACGTCAGACTACATCGACCGGTCTACTTGAAAGAATAGAGAA ATGTCGAGAAGATGGCCAGGTGGGTTGGTGGGATGAAAGTGGGCAGAGCTTAttcaaaattgaaagaattaTAGTCCAAAG TGATGAGACATTCGTCTGGATTTACGGTATCAATTCGAGCAGTGGACtattcatgaataaacatgaactTATGGAGACACAATCTATACAGTCAGAGAT TTTAGAACGTGAGTGCAGATTAGAAGAAGTCAAGGTCACCGAGAGACGTTCTTTCTTGACGTACCCATTACATATCTACGCATTCATTTTAATAGCAGCTATCCTATTGGTCGGTGCagttattatgattattcatCTGCATTGCTCTTGGAACCA GtatctaaaagaaaaaaataaaatggaggAACGCTTTGGATTCACTCCTGTTATTGAAAA TGACGTCAGGAACCCGGATATGGACATGCCTAATTCGTCGTTACCAGAATCCGAACAAACATCAAGATCAGCAG TTCCTCTCGAAACATTCGCCTCTACCTCAAAGCGACGAGATCGTCATGGTGATACGTTACCACTGGTTACGAAGACAGAAGCATCTGATAATTACGCTCATCTTGCCAACAAAGACAAGACCAACTTGGCCACGGCGAACAAGGAACATAAGCCACATAGACTCCAAAGTCCAGTCGTTTGTTTGAAGAAAAATCAATCAATGAGAAGCAACAGCTTTGGTAAAGATGTTTTGTTGAATGGAGACGAGTCTTCGACGGACCCAAACTTTGGCGGCGTCGATGGTCCCATGAATACCGACGACCCCGATAACCCAAGGCTTGGCGCTCAGAGGGCGTACGTGGCCGGAAGTGACAACGGGGTAGGAGGCACTCTGAGCAAGGAGCTTCAACTCCCTGCACGGGGTCACAATTATCACCATGAAACCAGCGAGACGTTGGAAGAAATCAGCTCAGTGATATCTGATAACATCTATGAAAGCGTAGATGGGGACTTTCAAACACAACTTTAA